In a single window of the Myxococcus guangdongensis genome:
- a CDS encoding DUF4388 domain-containing protein has protein sequence MALHGDLFSYPLPEFLQWLDSSRKTGTLQLSWEAGERKLFLLSGQVGATASEGLRGRVARLLALAKLASGTKVLAAFDELSRTPDVDAAFDVHGIQSRWIRDLGREELFAAMTDLTIAGRGTFHWTEDADRSGEDWVPSDMGIRELLFESLRWVDEQPDVDKALPIDALSVRALAPPSPSQPLMHRIILGLCATPQNLGRLRLSMGVSRSSVTRRVYELLRSKLVEVEGAPQVEADPVAEMLEKGAVLMREGQYDAAGIVCASLLASDPADRRVREFARLVQREHVAALYSDMPPLLIPVVVHDPQGMALLKPEERQIAGLVSGTWDVSTIVLASPSRELETLKTLAKLLRMGLLQLTAPR, from the coding sequence ATGGCCCTCCACGGCGACCTCTTCAGCTACCCGCTTCCCGAGTTCCTTCAATGGTTGGACAGCTCCCGCAAGACGGGCACGCTCCAGCTCTCCTGGGAGGCCGGCGAGCGGAAGCTCTTCCTGCTCTCCGGTCAGGTGGGGGCCACCGCCTCCGAGGGGCTCCGTGGCCGCGTGGCCCGGCTGCTCGCGCTGGCGAAGCTGGCCTCGGGCACCAAGGTGCTCGCCGCCTTCGATGAGCTGTCGCGCACGCCGGACGTGGACGCCGCCTTCGATGTGCACGGCATCCAGTCGCGGTGGATACGCGACCTGGGCCGCGAGGAGCTCTTCGCGGCGATGACGGATTTGACGATCGCCGGGCGCGGCACGTTCCACTGGACGGAGGACGCGGACCGCTCGGGCGAGGACTGGGTGCCGTCGGACATGGGCATCCGCGAGCTGCTCTTCGAGTCCTTGCGTTGGGTGGATGAGCAGCCGGACGTGGACAAGGCGCTGCCCATCGACGCGCTCAGCGTGCGCGCGCTGGCGCCGCCGAGCCCGAGCCAGCCGCTGATGCACAGAATCATCCTGGGGCTGTGCGCCACGCCGCAGAACCTGGGGCGGCTGCGCCTGTCGATGGGCGTGTCGCGCTCGTCGGTGACGCGGCGGGTGTACGAGCTGCTCCGCTCGAAGCTGGTGGAGGTGGAGGGCGCGCCGCAGGTGGAGGCGGACCCGGTGGCGGAGATGCTGGAGAAGGGCGCGGTGCTGATGCGCGAGGGGCAGTACGACGCGGCGGGCATCGTCTGCGCGTCGCTGCTCGCGAGCGACCCCGCGGACCGGCGCGTGCGCGAGTTCGCCCGGCTGGTGCAGCGCGAGCACGTGGCCGCGCTCTACTCGGACATGCCGCCGCTCCTGATTCCCGTCGTCGTGCACGACCCGCAGGGCATGGCGCTGCTCAAGCCCGAGGAGCGGCAGATCGCGGGCCTCGTGAGCGGGACGTGGGACGTGTCCACCATCGTCCTGGCCAGCCCCTCGCGGGAGCTGGAGACGCTCAAGACGCTGGCGAAGCTGCTCCGGATGGGGCTGCTCCAGCTCACCGCCCCTCGCTGA
- a CDS encoding anhydro-N-acetylmuramic acid kinase yields MRLPPPLSDSERPRLCIGLLSGTSADAVEAALCEVTGTGGGARLRLLSHVSAPFPPDVVARMLGPQDAHSLSRLDFELGEYFARAALQVMEQAGVARSDVAAIGSHGQTMAHHPPGTTDVPSTLQIGESSVIAELTGLPVISDFRTRDVAAGGHGAPLVPYFDWVAFRGLQAPRALQNLGGIANVSVVGPLLDDTFAFDTGPGNMVLDGLARRATHNRLACDLDGTLSAEGRVIPELLEELLADAFLAQPPPKSTGRERYGDALVERLWARHPDRANDLLATALELTVESTARAYETWVFPRAPDLEAMYVSGGGTRNPRLMGRLEARLAPLPVRRLDSLGFPEGAKEAALFALLAAEYLVGTPANVPSATGAKRRVVLGKLTP; encoded by the coding sequence ATGCGCCTCCCTCCTCCTCTCTCCGATTCCGAGCGACCGCGCCTGTGCATCGGGCTGTTGTCCGGCACCAGCGCGGACGCGGTGGAGGCCGCGCTGTGCGAAGTGACTGGCACGGGCGGCGGCGCGCGGCTGCGGCTGTTGTCCCACGTCTCGGCGCCCTTCCCTCCGGACGTGGTGGCGCGGATGCTGGGCCCCCAGGACGCACACTCGCTCAGCCGGCTCGACTTCGAGCTGGGGGAGTACTTCGCCCGCGCCGCGCTCCAGGTGATGGAGCAGGCGGGCGTGGCGCGCTCGGACGTGGCCGCCATCGGCTCCCACGGCCAGACGATGGCCCACCATCCCCCGGGCACCACCGACGTGCCCTCCACCCTGCAGATCGGCGAGTCGTCCGTCATCGCCGAGCTCACGGGGCTGCCCGTCATCAGCGACTTCCGCACCCGGGACGTGGCCGCCGGGGGCCACGGCGCGCCGCTGGTGCCCTACTTCGACTGGGTGGCCTTCCGAGGACTCCAGGCCCCTCGCGCGCTCCAGAACCTGGGCGGCATCGCCAACGTGTCCGTCGTCGGGCCGCTCCTCGACGACACCTTCGCGTTCGACACCGGCCCCGGCAACATGGTGCTGGACGGCCTGGCCCGGCGCGCGACGCACAACCGGCTGGCGTGCGACCTGGACGGGACGCTGTCCGCGGAGGGCCGGGTGATTCCGGAGCTGCTCGAGGAGCTGCTCGCCGACGCCTTCCTCGCCCAGCCTCCCCCGAAAAGCACGGGCCGGGAGCGCTACGGAGACGCACTCGTGGAGCGACTCTGGGCGAGACACCCGGACCGGGCGAATGACTTGCTGGCCACCGCGTTGGAGCTCACCGTGGAGAGCACCGCGAGAGCGTACGAAACCTGGGTTTTTCCCCGAGCGCCGGACCTGGAGGCGATGTACGTCTCAGGGGGCGGCACACGGAATCCCCGATTGATGGGGCGACTCGAAGCGCGACTGGCTCCCCTCCCCGTGCGCCGGCTTGATAGCCTTGGATTTCCAGAAGGCGCGAAGGAAGCGGCCTTGTTCGCCCTGCTGGCCGCCGAGTACCTCGTGGGAACCCCCGCGAATGTCCCGTCCGCAACTGGCGCGAAGCGTCGAGTCGTTCTAGGAAAGCTGACACCGTGA
- a CDS encoding GTP-binding protein, translating to MSSVNLMAREVAAKIVFYGPGLSGKTTSLRKIYETVRPAHRGEMMSIATEGDRTLFFDFLPVKVERVGDCSVRLALYTVPGQVFYNATRKLVLQGADGVVFVADSQPEAMDANRESLANLEENLFEHGIRLDRFPLVMQWNKRDLDHVLTVEQLRQELNPRGVPDFETAATNGRGVLDTLKAITRLVIKDLRAKRIVPPPRPVAPAGVQPAGLEAQLAQHLQHRQPPAAPPVAMSGGHAPAMAVVPNTPVPHRPSGSFPAIAPPPRVEPVTPPPVTPPPVAPAVLAPAVVAQSAGPKLLGAASALAPGDLFDHARAAEAAFMAGNYSTCVTACTDAIRRALAYAGEGTLSQQAFLLRMDGADLLRVQGLSTQSHLRVDDAAFALYVLMQSFARLNAVGLPASE from the coding sequence GTGAGCAGCGTGAACCTGATGGCCCGCGAGGTGGCCGCCAAAATCGTCTTCTACGGACCGGGTTTGTCCGGGAAGACGACCTCGCTGCGGAAAATCTACGAAACCGTCCGGCCCGCGCATCGAGGCGAGATGATGTCCATCGCCACCGAAGGCGACCGGACCCTCTTCTTCGACTTCCTCCCCGTGAAGGTGGAGCGCGTCGGGGACTGCTCGGTGCGGCTGGCGCTGTACACCGTGCCCGGCCAGGTCTTCTACAACGCGACGCGGAAGCTGGTGCTCCAGGGCGCCGACGGCGTCGTCTTCGTGGCGGACTCGCAGCCGGAGGCCATGGACGCCAACCGCGAGTCGCTGGCGAACCTGGAGGAGAACCTCTTCGAGCACGGCATCCGGTTGGACCGCTTCCCACTGGTGATGCAGTGGAACAAGCGCGACCTGGACCACGTGCTGACCGTGGAGCAGCTGCGCCAGGAGCTCAACCCGCGCGGCGTGCCCGACTTCGAGACCGCGGCCACCAACGGCCGGGGCGTGCTCGACACGCTCAAGGCGATCACACGGCTGGTCATCAAGGATTTGCGCGCCAAGCGCATCGTCCCGCCGCCCCGCCCCGTGGCGCCCGCCGGTGTGCAGCCCGCGGGCCTGGAGGCCCAGCTCGCCCAGCACCTGCAGCACCGCCAGCCCCCGGCCGCGCCCCCCGTGGCGATGTCCGGCGGCCATGCGCCCGCGATGGCGGTGGTGCCCAACACGCCCGTGCCCCATCGGCCGTCGGGCTCGTTCCCCGCGATTGCGCCTCCGCCCCGCGTGGAGCCGGTGACGCCGCCGCCGGTGACACCGCCGCCCGTGGCGCCCGCCGTCCTGGCCCCCGCCGTGGTGGCCCAGTCCGCGGGGCCCAAGCTGCTGGGCGCCGCGAGCGCGCTGGCACCGGGTGACCTCTTCGACCACGCGCGCGCCGCCGAGGCCGCGTTCATGGCGGGCAACTACTCCACCTGCGTCACCGCGTGCACGGACGCCATCCGGCGCGCGCTGGCGTACGCGGGCGAGGGCACGCTGTCGCAGCAGGCGTTCCTGTTGCGCATGGACGGCGCGGACCTGCTGCGCGTGCAGGGCCTCTCCACCCAGTCGCACCTGCGCGTGGACGACGCGGCCTTCGCGCTCTACGTGCTGATGCAGTCCTTCGCGCGGCTCAACGCGGTGGGCCTGCCCGCGTCGGAGTAG